One window from the genome of Streptomyces sp. NBC_01476 encodes:
- a CDS encoding alkene reductase, with protein sequence MTTAFDPIDLAGLRLANRIAMAPMTRSRAYGPGLSPTEAAVSYYAQRASAGLIITEGTQPSAAGQGYPDTPGLHSDQQIAAWRKVTDAVHAEGGRIFAQLMHTGRIGHPSVSPDGLHPVGPSPVAAKGRIYTADGPKDYVVPRELDEEGIRQTIADHVSAARNAIEAGFDGVEVHGANGYLVQQFLAPNSNVRTDRWGGDHEGRARLAVELVRAVADAVGAHRTGLRISPGNPLGDIDEPDPEPAYVALLRALEPIGPAYLHIAETGERALTLELRKRFAGTVILNARTVGRPSGPEELALIEDGTADMLSYGALFLANPDLPRRLRSGGPFNSPDRATYYGGDERGYTDYPALDDDVS encoded by the coding sequence GTGACCACCGCGTTCGACCCCATCGACCTGGCCGGGCTGCGGCTCGCCAACCGGATCGCCATGGCGCCGATGACCCGCAGCCGCGCGTACGGGCCTGGACTGAGCCCCACCGAGGCCGCCGTCTCCTATTACGCGCAGCGCGCCTCCGCCGGGCTGATCATCACCGAGGGCACCCAGCCGTCCGCCGCCGGCCAGGGCTACCCGGACACCCCCGGCCTGCACAGCGACCAGCAGATCGCCGCCTGGCGCAAGGTGACCGACGCCGTGCACGCCGAGGGCGGCCGGATCTTCGCCCAGCTGATGCACACCGGCCGGATCGGGCACCCCTCGGTGTCGCCGGACGGTCTGCACCCGGTGGGCCCTTCACCGGTCGCCGCCAAGGGGCGGATCTACACCGCCGACGGACCCAAGGACTACGTCGTCCCGCGCGAACTGGACGAGGAGGGCATCCGGCAGACCATCGCCGACCATGTCTCGGCCGCCCGCAACGCGATCGAGGCAGGCTTCGACGGGGTCGAGGTGCACGGCGCCAACGGCTATCTGGTCCAACAGTTCCTCGCCCCCAACTCCAATGTCCGCACCGACCGGTGGGGCGGCGACCACGAGGGCCGTGCCCGGCTCGCGGTGGAGCTGGTACGGGCGGTGGCGGACGCGGTCGGCGCCCACCGCACAGGTCTGCGGATCTCCCCCGGGAACCCTCTCGGCGACATCGACGAGCCCGACCCCGAGCCCGCCTATGTCGCGCTGCTGCGGGCGCTGGAGCCGATCGGGCCGGCCTATCTGCACATCGCCGAGACCGGCGAACGGGCGCTGACCCTGGAGCTGCGCAAGCGGTTCGCCGGCACGGTGATCCTCAACGCCCGTACGGTGGGCCGCCCTTCGGGCCCGGAGGAGCTGGCGCTTATCGAGGACGGCACCGCCGACATGCTCTCCTACGGCGCGCTCTTCCTCGCCAACCCCGACCTCCCGCGCCGGCTCCGCTCGGGCGGCCCGTTCAACTCCCCGGACCGGGCCACGTATTACGGCGGCGACGAGCGCGGCTACACCGACTACCCGGCGCTGGACGACGACGTGTCGTAA
- a CDS encoding MFS transporter, translating into MDKNVSSGGPSAAPIATADVPTATAAAPIPAAAAARPHGAGPGAGGAGRAGPRAGLLLATILVGQFMALLDVFIVNVGAPTIRADLHTSGAGLQLVIAGYTISYAVLLITGARLGDLLGHRRLFLAGLALFTLSSLACGLAQNTGELIGFRFAQGAGSALMVPQVLSLLQLNFTGEARTRAMGVYSAVVASGAALGQVVGGVLVSADLFGSGWRPVFLVNVPIGVALLVVAPRVLPADARTAPERRRGLDLPGLVALAAAVTFFTVPLVLGQEEGWPLWGWICLALSVVFFGLFMAIEARIARRGGAPLVSGRVLRAPGMGRSVAVIMLTMAINAGFLFAVALHLQSGLGFSALRTGLTFAACAVTFGGIGLTWRRLPAGWRPWLATTGLLISAVSLGGLGLALRGGGTGGGWLYVTLLGLGLGLGTAFSPTFTLALAKVAPQDAADASGLLATVTQLGQLIGVATIGTLFLNRLALPGAHPSVHAFAVTSVALVAVSAAGAVIAALHGGRRASATGGGTKIASSEQDAARRQAGAQDDAVARDNAVARYDTSSSSAG; encoded by the coding sequence ATGGACAAGAACGTTTCGAGCGGCGGGCCGTCCGCCGCACCCATCGCCACAGCCGACGTACCCACCGCCACAGCCGCCGCACCCATACCCGCTGCCGCTGCCGCGCGTCCGCACGGCGCCGGTCCGGGCGCGGGCGGGGCCGGCCGGGCCGGGCCGCGCGCCGGACTGCTGCTCGCCACCATCCTGGTGGGCCAGTTCATGGCCCTGCTCGACGTCTTCATCGTCAACGTCGGCGCCCCCACCATCCGGGCCGACCTGCACACCTCGGGCGCCGGTCTGCAACTGGTGATCGCCGGCTACACCATCTCCTACGCGGTGCTGCTGATCACCGGCGCCCGGCTCGGCGACCTGCTGGGGCACCGCCGGCTCTTTCTGGCCGGGCTCGCGCTCTTCACCCTCTCCTCGCTGGCCTGCGGGCTCGCCCAGAACACCGGGGAGCTGATCGGCTTCCGCTTCGCGCAGGGCGCCGGCTCGGCGCTGATGGTCCCGCAGGTGCTGAGCCTGCTGCAGCTGAACTTCACCGGTGAGGCCCGCACCCGCGCGATGGGCGTCTACTCCGCGGTGGTGGCCTCCGGTGCCGCGCTCGGCCAGGTGGTCGGCGGGGTGCTGGTCAGCGCGGACCTGTTCGGCAGCGGCTGGCGGCCGGTGTTCCTGGTCAACGTGCCGATCGGGGTGGCGCTGCTGGTGGTCGCACCGCGGGTGCTGCCGGCCGATGCCCGTACCGCCCCCGAGCGGCGGCGCGGCCTTGACCTGCCGGGGCTGGTCGCCCTGGCCGCCGCGGTGACGTTCTTCACCGTGCCGCTGGTCCTCGGGCAGGAGGAGGGCTGGCCGCTGTGGGGCTGGATCTGCCTCGCCCTGAGCGTGGTGTTCTTCGGGCTCTTCATGGCCATCGAGGCGCGGATCGCCCGGCGTGGTGGGGCCCCGCTGGTCTCCGGCCGGGTGCTGAGGGCACCGGGCATGGGCCGGTCGGTCGCGGTGATCATGCTCACCATGGCGATCAACGCCGGTTTCCTCTTCGCGGTCGCCCTGCACCTCCAGTCCGGGCTCGGCTTCAGCGCGCTGCGGACCGGACTGACCTTCGCGGCCTGCGCCGTCACCTTCGGCGGGATCGGCCTGACCTGGCGGCGGCTGCCGGCGGGCTGGCGGCCCTGGCTGGCCACCACCGGCCTGCTGATCTCCGCGGTCTCGCTCGGCGGCCTCGGGCTGGCGCTGCGCGGCGGCGGGACCGGCGGCGGATGGCTGTACGTGACGCTGCTCGGCCTCGGGCTCGGCCTGGGGACGGCCTTCAGCCCGACCTTCACGCTGGCGCTGGCGAAGGTGGCGCCGCAGGACGCGGCGGACGCCAGCGGGCTGCTGGCGACCGTGACCCAGCTGGGCCAGCTGATCGGAGTGGCGACCATCGGCACGCTCTTCCTCAACCGGCTGGCGCTGCCCGGCGCACACCCCTCGGTGCACGCTTTCGCCGTGACCTCGGTCGCGCTGGTCGCGGTGTCGGCGGCCGGTGCGGTGATCGCGGCGCTGCACGGCGGACGGCGCGCGTCCGCCACCGGGGGCGGCACCAAGATCGCGTCCAGCGAGCAGGACGCTGCCCGGCGGCAGGCCGGCGCGCAGGACGACGCGGTGGCGCGTGACAACGCGGTGGCGCGTTACGACACGTCGTCGTCCAGCGCCGGGTAG
- a CDS encoding VOC family protein: MDMKLEVVVLPVSDVDAAKLFYEQAGFRLDIDYVAGDAFRVVQFTPPGSGCSVTLGKGITSAAPGSAQGLHLVVTDIEAARSELVGRGVEVGEVFHDAGGVFHHAGGKGQVPGPAPDRASYGSFAEFSDPDGNGWILQEITERLPGR, translated from the coding sequence ATGGACATGAAACTGGAAGTAGTCGTACTGCCCGTCTCCGACGTCGACGCCGCCAAGCTCTTCTACGAGCAGGCGGGATTCCGGCTCGACATCGACTATGTCGCCGGCGACGCGTTCCGGGTGGTGCAGTTCACCCCGCCCGGCTCGGGCTGTTCCGTCACCCTCGGCAAGGGCATCACCTCCGCGGCTCCCGGCTCCGCCCAGGGACTCCACCTGGTGGTCACCGACATCGAGGCCGCCCGGTCCGAACTCGTCGGCCGCGGTGTGGAGGTGGGCGAGGTGTTCCACGACGCGGGCGGGGTGTTCCACCACGCCGGCGGGAAGGGACAGGTGCCGGGCCCCGCCCCCGACCGGGCCAGCTACGGCTCGTTCGCCGAGTTCAGCGACCCGGACGGCAACGGCTGGATCCTCCAGGAGATCACCGAGCGCCTGCCCGGCAGGTGA
- a CDS encoding dihydrolipoyl dehydrogenase family protein, which yields MSETPRTYDVVVLGAGPVGENVADRTSAAGLSTVVVESELLGGECSFWACEPSKALLRPVLARADARRVPGLSKAVGGPLDVPAVLAHRDDIVRHWQDDDQVDWLTSVSVDVVRGHGRLDGPRQVAVRTPDGGTVRLTARHTVAVCTGTDPALPDLPGLDAVIPWVSRDATSAHQVPRRLAVVGGGVVAVEMATAWQALGSQVTVLVRGDGGLLPRMEPFAGELVAESLREAGADIRFGAAVTSVTRDAGGEVRIVLADGGELAADEILFATGRTPRTGDIGLETVGLTPGDWLTVDDTFRVRDLEGDWLYAAGDVNHRALMTHQGKYQARIAGAVIGARAKGEPLDEEPWGTHAATADHVAVPQVVFTDPEVASVGLTTQQAERTGRRVDVVDYDIGQVAGAIQYAAGYRGRARVLIDPDRGTVVGATFAGPGVGELLYSATTVITGETPLTRLWHAVPAFPTISEVWLRLLETYRDQHK from the coding sequence ATGAGCGAGACTCCCCGCACCTATGACGTGGTGGTCCTGGGCGCAGGACCCGTCGGTGAGAACGTGGCCGACCGGACCAGTGCCGCCGGACTGAGCACGGTGGTGGTGGAGAGCGAACTCCTCGGCGGTGAATGCTCGTTCTGGGCCTGCGAGCCGAGCAAGGCCCTGCTGCGGCCGGTGCTGGCGCGCGCCGACGCCCGCCGGGTGCCGGGCCTGAGCAAGGCGGTCGGCGGCCCGCTGGACGTGCCCGCCGTCCTCGCCCACCGCGACGACATCGTCCGGCACTGGCAGGACGACGACCAGGTGGACTGGCTGACATCGGTCTCGGTCGACGTGGTACGCGGCCACGGCCGGCTCGACGGGCCCCGGCAGGTGGCGGTACGGACCCCGGACGGCGGGACGGTCCGGCTGACCGCCCGCCACACGGTCGCCGTCTGCACCGGCACCGACCCGGCGCTGCCCGACCTGCCCGGACTCGACGCCGTCATCCCCTGGGTCAGCCGCGACGCGACCAGCGCCCACCAGGTGCCCCGGCGGCTCGCGGTGGTCGGCGGCGGGGTGGTGGCCGTCGAGATGGCCACGGCGTGGCAGGCCCTCGGTTCGCAGGTGACCGTACTGGTCCGCGGCGACGGCGGGCTGCTGCCACGGATGGAGCCCTTCGCCGGTGAACTCGTCGCGGAATCGCTGCGGGAGGCCGGCGCGGACATCCGCTTCGGGGCTGCTGTCACGTCCGTGACCCGGGATGCGGGCGGCGAGGTGCGGATCGTGCTGGCGGACGGCGGTGAACTGGCCGCGGACGAGATCCTCTTCGCCACCGGGCGCACCCCGCGCACCGGGGACATCGGCCTGGAGACGGTCGGCCTCACCCCGGGCGACTGGCTGACCGTGGACGACACCTTCCGGGTGCGGGACCTCGAAGGCGACTGGCTCTACGCGGCCGGTGACGTCAACCACCGCGCGCTGATGACCCATCAGGGCAAGTACCAGGCCCGTATCGCCGGCGCCGTGATCGGTGCCCGCGCCAAGGGCGAGCCGCTCGACGAAGAGCCGTGGGGCACCCATGCCGCGACCGCGGACCATGTGGCCGTCCCGCAGGTGGTCTTCACCGACCCCGAGGTCGCCTCCGTCGGTCTGACGACCCAGCAGGCGGAGCGCACCGGCCGCCGCGTCGATGTGGTCGACTACGACATCGGGCAGGTCGCGGGCGCCATCCAGTACGCGGCCGGCTACCGGGGCAGGGCCCGCGTCCTGATCGACCCGGACCGCGGCACCGTGGTCGGCGCGACCTTCGCCGGCCCCGGCGTCGGCGAACTCCTCTACTCGGCGACCACCGTCATCACCGGTGAGACCCCCCTGACCCGCCTCTGGCACGCGGTCCCGGCGTTCCCCACCATCAGCGAAGTCTGGCTCCGCCTGCTGGAAACCTACCGCGACCAGCACAAATAA
- the rsfS gene encoding ribosome silencing factor has product MTATDRSIELTRAAAQAAADKLAHDIIAYDVSDVLSITDAFLVASAPNDRQVKAIVDGIEETLLKELDAKPVRREGERDGRWVLLDYIDIVVHVQHSEERVFYALERLWKDCPEIDLPEDAVATRGKGVAHAQATAAAEDEGA; this is encoded by the coding sequence GTGACCGCCACTGACCGCTCCATCGAGCTGACCCGCGCCGCCGCACAGGCGGCGGCCGACAAGCTCGCGCACGACATCATCGCCTACGACGTCAGCGACGTGCTCTCCATCACCGACGCCTTCCTGGTGGCCTCCGCGCCGAACGACCGGCAGGTCAAGGCCATCGTGGACGGCATCGAGGAGACCTTGCTCAAGGAGCTGGACGCCAAGCCGGTGCGGCGCGAGGGCGAGCGGGACGGCCGCTGGGTGCTGCTCGACTACATCGACATCGTCGTCCACGTCCAGCACTCCGAGGAGCGGGTCTTCTACGCGCTGGAGCGGCTGTGGAAGGACTGCCCGGAGATCGACCTGCCCGAGGACGCGGTGGCGACCCGCGGCAAGGGCGTCGCCCACGCACAGGCCACCGCGGCGGCCGAGGACGAAGGAGCCTGA
- a CDS encoding histidine phosphatase family protein gives MNGSKGGRGRRIVLWRHGQTAWNLESRFQGTTDIELTETGVAQARRAARLLAALAPDAIISSDLKRAAATAAELSAVSGLPVAHYEALRETYAGVWQGLTHTEIVGRYGEEYAAWKRGEPVRRGGGELETEVADRAAPVVLAAADKLPADGVLVVVSHGGTIRTTIGRLLDLDPVSWESLGGLSNCCWSVLGEGVRGWRLNEHNAGTLPEPVIGDDT, from the coding sequence CTGAACGGCAGCAAGGGCGGTCGGGGCCGCCGGATCGTGCTCTGGCGGCACGGCCAGACCGCCTGGAACCTGGAATCGCGCTTCCAGGGCACCACCGACATCGAGCTGACGGAGACCGGTGTGGCCCAGGCCCGCCGGGCCGCCCGGCTGCTGGCCGCGCTCGCCCCGGACGCGATCATCTCCTCCGATCTCAAGCGGGCCGCGGCCACCGCCGCCGAGCTGTCCGCGGTCAGCGGTCTGCCGGTCGCCCACTACGAGGCGCTGCGGGAGACCTACGCGGGCGTCTGGCAGGGCCTGACGCACACCGAGATCGTCGGGCGGTACGGCGAGGAGTACGCCGCGTGGAAGCGCGGTGAGCCGGTGCGGCGCGGCGGCGGTGAGCTGGAGACCGAGGTCGCCGACCGGGCCGCCCCGGTGGTGCTGGCCGCGGCCGACAAGCTCCCCGCGGACGGCGTCCTGGTCGTGGTCAGCCACGGCGGCACCATCCGTACCACCATCGGGCGCCTGCTCGATCTGGACCCGGTCAGCTGGGAGTCCCTCGGCGGCCTGTCCAACTGCTGCTGGTCGGTCCTCGGCGAGGGGGTGCGCGGCTGGCGGCTCAACGAGCACAACGCCGGCACCCTGCCGGAACCCGTCATCGGCGACGACACATAG
- the nadD gene encoding nicotinate-nucleotide adenylyltransferase — protein MSAGKQRIGVMGGTFDPIHHGHLVAASEVASLFHLDEVVFVPTGQPWQKEDRVVSAAEDRYLMTVIATASNPQFSVSRSDIDRAGRTYTIDTLRDLRAEHPAADLFFITGADALSQIFSWRDAEELFSLAHFIGVTRPGHTLSDPGFPEGGVSLVEVPALAISSTDCRQRVAKGDPVWYLVPDGVVRYIDKRALYRDAAG, from the coding sequence ATGTCCGCCGGAAAGCAGCGCATCGGTGTGATGGGCGGTACCTTCGACCCCATCCACCACGGGCACCTGGTGGCCGCGAGCGAGGTTGCCAGCCTCTTCCACCTCGACGAGGTGGTGTTCGTACCCACCGGGCAGCCCTGGCAGAAGGAAGACCGCGTGGTCTCCGCTGCCGAGGACCGCTATCTGATGACGGTGATCGCCACCGCCTCCAATCCGCAGTTCTCGGTCAGCCGCAGCGACATCGACCGCGCGGGCCGTACGTACACCATCGACACCCTGCGGGACCTGCGGGCGGAGCACCCGGCGGCGGACCTCTTCTTCATCACCGGCGCCGACGCCCTCTCGCAGATCTTCTCCTGGCGCGACGCCGAAGAGCTGTTCTCCCTGGCGCATTTCATCGGCGTGACACGTCCGGGGCATACGCTGTCGGACCCGGGCTTCCCCGAGGGCGGGGTTTCGCTGGTGGAGGTCCCGGCGCTGGCCATCTCCTCCACGGACTGCCGCCAGCGGGTGGCCAAGGGAGATCCTGTCTGGTACTTGGTTCCGGACGGTGTGGTGCGCTACATCGACAAACGCGCGCTGTACCGGGACGCGGCCGGGTAA
- a CDS encoding helix-turn-helix transcriptional regulator — protein MAQTQQAQRRTELAGFLRSRRARIAPQDVGMPPGFRRRTPGLRREEVAQLAGVGVTWYTWLEQGRPINASVQVLDAVARVLQLDVTEREHLYRLAGIPFVREPVSDLEVVGEEVLGILEALNPLPAAVHNARYDVQASNETYRVLWPMTSVVDRHDRNVLYKLFTVPGCCSTFVNSAEELPWMVARLRHSYGNHVGEPAWESFVARLIEESPAFAQLWASGDVAAPGKRVKVFRHHSVGTINLTSSSLSIDGMADHRVVIYTPVAEADAARIERLRAIVDPLIGCPVHGRPLSSVLAEREAAAKHGTADRTAAARD, from the coding sequence ATGGCACAGACCCAGCAGGCGCAGCGCCGTACCGAACTCGCCGGTTTCCTGCGCAGCCGCCGGGCCCGGATCGCCCCGCAGGACGTCGGCATGCCGCCGGGCTTCCGCCGCCGCACGCCCGGGCTGCGCCGCGAGGAGGTCGCGCAGCTCGCCGGGGTCGGGGTGACCTGGTACACGTGGCTGGAGCAGGGCCGTCCGATCAACGCCAGCGTCCAGGTGCTCGACGCGGTGGCCCGGGTGCTGCAGCTGGACGTCACGGAGCGCGAGCACCTCTACCGGCTGGCCGGCATCCCCTTCGTCCGCGAGCCGGTCTCGGACCTTGAGGTGGTCGGCGAGGAGGTGCTGGGCATCCTCGAAGCCCTCAACCCGCTGCCCGCCGCGGTCCACAACGCCCGTTACGACGTCCAGGCGTCGAACGAGACCTACCGGGTGCTGTGGCCGATGACCTCGGTGGTGGACCGGCACGACCGCAATGTGCTCTACAAGCTCTTCACCGTCCCCGGCTGCTGCTCGACCTTCGTCAACAGCGCGGAGGAGCTGCCCTGGATGGTGGCCCGGCTGCGCCACTCCTACGGCAATCACGTGGGTGAGCCCGCCTGGGAGTCCTTCGTCGCCCGCCTGATCGAGGAGAGCCCGGCCTTCGCCCAGCTGTGGGCGAGCGGCGACGTGGCGGCCCCCGGCAAGCGCGTCAAGGTCTTCCGGCACCACTCCGTGGGCACCATCAACCTCACCTCCAGCTCGCTGAGCATCGACGGCATGGCCGACCACCGCGTGGTGATCTACACCCCGGTCGCCGAGGCGGACGCGGCGCGGATCGAACGCCTGCGCGCCATCGTCGACCCGCTGATCGGCTGCCCGGTCCACGGCCGGCCGCTCTCCTCGGTGCTCGCCGAGCGGGAGGCGGCCGCGAAGCACGGGACGGCCGACCGCACCGCGGCGGCCCGCGACTGA
- a CDS encoding LCP family protein has product MNDANPRWQYAEGGPDNESDPYAQDPYYQQQQYGYDAYGRPLQQQAPPVPQQQTYTDPSQTYGGQQQGGHQQGQQQGGQQSGQQQAWIPQQPQGPYYQQPQQQVPQQAPQGYTGYQTGQQPVYDTGQQPLYDTGQQPLYDTGQQPFYDTGQHAVYQTGQQAPVHDTGQQPIYDTGQHPVHETGRQQAVPGAAGPGRQSGPDADGNYHTEQFAFLDEDSEESEEVIDWLKFSESRTERREEAKRKSHNRKRGLIVLVVLALLGAGGYLYQAGRIPGLSKDKKTTAAGAGGAQKRDVIVVHMLPVNGGPSSTALLVDNGTKGRGTTVLIPNSLQVTGDDGTSTTLDKSVADGVGPTRDALNTLLGTDIKGSWRLDSPYLELLVDSLGDVFVDTDTAVKGTGKDSGRTVVPKGEDQELTGQAAVAYATYKGPGEAQTDQLARFGQVMQAVLKKMPSDASDATKTIQGLSQILDPSLTDKQLGASLAQLAELAKTGAYDTAMMAVQKDGTLSPQATDSVVKDVLGGNVKQASGASAQPRVLVKDATGNDKAAANAQAAIVNGGTDVYVPGGKAATTQATSQVLYGDPARLEAAKDVAATLGLPAGSVKQGTVPSNADITVVLGKDYKLPADS; this is encoded by the coding sequence GTGAACGACGCAAACCCCCGTTGGCAGTATGCCGAGGGCGGTCCCGACAACGAGAGCGACCCTTACGCGCAGGATCCTTACTACCAGCAGCAGCAGTACGGTTACGACGCGTACGGCAGGCCCCTTCAGCAACAGGCGCCTCCGGTGCCGCAGCAGCAGACCTACACCGACCCGTCCCAGACGTACGGCGGCCAGCAGCAGGGCGGCCACCAGCAGGGTCAGCAGCAGGGCGGCCAGCAGAGCGGCCAGCAGCAGGCATGGATCCCGCAGCAGCCGCAGGGCCCGTACTACCAGCAGCCCCAGCAGCAGGTACCGCAGCAGGCGCCGCAGGGATACACCGGGTACCAGACCGGGCAGCAGCCCGTTTACGACACCGGGCAGCAGCCCCTTTACGACACCGGACAGCAGCCCCTTTACGACACGGGGCAGCAGCCCTTCTACGACACCGGGCAGCACGCGGTCTACCAGACCGGTCAGCAGGCCCCCGTCCATGACACCGGACAGCAGCCGATATATGACACGGGGCAGCACCCCGTCCACGAGACCGGCCGGCAGCAAGCCGTACCCGGCGCCGCCGGGCCGGGGCGCCAGAGCGGCCCCGACGCCGACGGGAATTACCACACCGAGCAGTTCGCCTTCCTCGACGAGGACTCCGAGGAGTCCGAAGAGGTCATCGACTGGCTGAAGTTCTCCGAGTCGCGCACCGAGCGGCGCGAGGAGGCCAAGCGCAAGAGCCACAACCGCAAGCGCGGTCTGATCGTGCTGGTGGTGCTGGCGCTCCTCGGCGCCGGCGGGTATCTGTACCAGGCCGGCCGGATCCCCGGGCTGAGCAAGGACAAGAAGACCACCGCGGCCGGCGCCGGCGGCGCCCAGAAGCGCGATGTGATCGTCGTCCACATGCTGCCGGTGAACGGCGGCCCCAGCTCCACCGCGCTGCTCGTCGACAACGGCACCAAGGGGCGCGGGACCACCGTGCTGATCCCCAACTCCCTCCAGGTCACCGGCGACGACGGCACCTCGACCACCCTGGACAAGTCGGTCGCCGACGGTGTCGGCCCGACCCGGGACGCGCTCAACACCCTGCTCGGCACCGACATCAAGGGCAGCTGGCGGCTCGACTCGCCCTATCTGGAGCTGCTGGTCGACTCCCTCGGTGATGTCTTCGTGGACACCGACACCGCGGTCAAGGGCACCGGCAAGGACAGCGGCAGGACCGTGGTGCCCAAGGGCGAGGACCAGGAGCTGACCGGACAGGCGGCGGTCGCGTACGCCACCTACAAGGGGCCGGGCGAGGCGCAGACCGACCAGCTGGCCAGGTTCGGGCAGGTGATGCAGGCGGTACTGAAGAAGATGCCGTCCGACGCCTCCGACGCCACCAAGACCATCCAGGGGCTCAGCCAGATCCTCGACCCGTCGCTCACCGACAAGCAGCTCGGCGCCTCGCTGGCCCAGCTGGCGGAGCTGGCCAAGACCGGCGCCTACGACACCGCGATGATGGCGGTGCAGAAGGACGGCACGCTCAGCCCCCAGGCGACCGACAGCGTGGTCAAGGACGTGCTCGGCGGCAACGTCAAGCAGGCATCCGGTGCCTCGGCCCAGCCGCGGGTCCTGGTCAAGGACGCCACCGGCAACGACAAGGCTGCCGCCAACGCCCAGGCCGCGATCGTCAACGGCGGCACGGACGTCTACGTCCCCGGCGGGAAGGCGGCCACCACGCAGGCCACCTCGCAGGTGCTCTACGGCGACCCGGCCAGGCTCGAAGCCGCGAAGGACGTGGCCGCCACGCTGGGGCTGCCGGCCGGCTCGGTGAAGCAGGGCACGGTGCCGTCGAACGCGGACATCACGGTGGTGCTCGGCAAGGACTACAAGCTGCCCGCGGACAGCTGA
- a CDS encoding MarR family winged helix-turn-helix transcriptional regulator, translating to MDPIPVLNQPVHRSGALLDYVARRIRLRSESVLAPLGLRPRHLLAMTVLRERGGSGQQELARTLEMDGTNVVGLLNDLEADGLVERRRSPEDRRRHIVDLTGAGVERLAKAEFALAAAENEVLGMLDAEQRETLYGLLHQVVNDVTACTEGDPVCTENIC from the coding sequence ATGGACCCCATCCCTGTCCTCAACCAGCCGGTACACCGCTCGGGCGCGCTGCTGGACTACGTGGCGCGCCGGATCCGGCTGCGCTCGGAGTCCGTGCTGGCCCCGCTGGGGCTGCGGCCTCGGCACCTCCTGGCCATGACGGTGCTGCGCGAGCGCGGCGGCAGCGGCCAGCAGGAGCTGGCCAGGACTCTGGAGATGGACGGGACGAACGTCGTCGGCCTGCTGAACGACCTGGAGGCCGACGGCCTGGTGGAGCGCAGGCGCTCGCCCGAGGACCGCAGGCGGCACATCGTGGACCTGACCGGCGCGGGCGTCGAGCGGCTGGCGAAGGCCGAGTTCGCACTCGCCGCCGCCGAGAACGAGGTGCTGGGGATGCTCGACGCGGAGCAGCGCGAGACGCTCTACGGACTGCTGCACCAGGTGGTGAACGACGTCACCGCGTGCACGGAGGGTGACCCGGTCTGCACGGAGAACATCTGCTGA